One window of Kosakonia cowanii JCM 10956 = DSM 18146 genomic DNA carries:
- the glrR gene encoding two-component system response regulator GlrR: MTNRKPAHLLLVDDDPGLLKLLGLRLTSEGYSIVTAESGQEGLRILAREKVDLVISDLRMDEMDGMQLFAEIQRLQPGMPVIILTAHGSIPDAVAATQQGVFSFLTKPVDKDALYKAIDDALEHSGSASDDQWRETIVTRSPLMLRLLEQARMVAQSDVSVLINGQSGTGKEVLAQAIHNASPRSKNAFIAINCGALPEQLLESELFGHARGAFTGAVSSREGLFQAAEGGTLFLDEIGDMPIPLQVKLLRVLQERKVRPLGSNRDIDINVRIISATHRDLPKAMARGEFREDLYYRLNVVSLKIPALAERAEDIPLLANHLLRQSADRHKPFVRAFSTDAMKRLMTASWPGNVRQLVNVIEQCVALTSSPVISDALVEQALEGENTALPTFVEARNQFELNYLRKLLQITKGNVTHAARMAGRNRTEFYKLLSRHELDANDFKE, encoded by the coding sequence ATGACCAATCGCAAACCGGCGCATCTGTTGCTGGTGGATGACGATCCGGGCCTGCTGAAGCTGCTCGGGCTGCGCCTGACCAGCGAAGGCTACAGCATTGTTACCGCCGAAAGCGGGCAGGAGGGGTTACGCATTCTCGCGCGTGAGAAGGTCGATCTGGTGATAAGCGACCTGCGCATGGATGAGATGGATGGCATGCAGCTCTTCGCCGAGATCCAGCGCCTGCAGCCGGGCATGCCGGTAATTATTCTCACCGCGCACGGCTCGATCCCCGATGCCGTTGCCGCCACGCAGCAGGGCGTCTTCAGCTTTCTCACCAAGCCGGTGGATAAAGACGCGCTCTACAAGGCAATCGATGATGCGCTGGAGCACAGCGGCTCCGCCAGCGACGATCAGTGGCGTGAAACCATTGTCACCCGCAGCCCACTGATGTTGCGCCTGCTTGAACAGGCGCGGATGGTGGCGCAGTCCGACGTCAGCGTGCTGATTAACGGCCAGAGCGGCACCGGTAAAGAGGTGCTGGCGCAGGCGATCCACAACGCCAGCCCGCGCAGTAAAAACGCCTTTATCGCCATCAACTGCGGCGCGCTGCCGGAGCAGCTGCTGGAATCGGAACTCTTCGGTCACGCGCGTGGGGCTTTTACCGGCGCGGTAAGCAGCCGGGAAGGGCTGTTCCAGGCGGCAGAGGGCGGGACGCTGTTTCTTGATGAGATTGGCGATATGCCGATCCCGTTACAGGTCAAACTGCTGCGCGTGTTACAGGAGCGCAAGGTGCGCCCGCTCGGCAGCAACCGCGATATCGATATCAATGTGCGCATTATTTCAGCGACGCACCGCGATCTGCCAAAAGCGATGGCGCGCGGCGAGTTTCGTGAAGATCTCTACTATCGTCTGAACGTGGTCAGCCTGAAGATCCCGGCGCTGGCGGAGCGCGCGGAGGATATTCCGCTGCTTGCCAACCACCTGCTGCGCCAGTCTGCGGACCGCCATAAGCCGTTTGTGCGCGCCTTTTCCACCGATGCGATGAAGCGGTTAATGACCGCCAGCTGGCCCGGTAACGTGCGCCAACTGGTGAACGTGATTGAGCAGTGCGTGGCGCTCACCTCGTCGCCGGTGATCAGCGACGCGCTGGTCGAGCAGGCGCTGGAAGGGGAGAACACCGCGCTGCCGACCTTTGTCGAAGCGCGTAACCAGTTTGAACTCAACTACCTGCGCAAGCTGCTGCAAATCACCAAAGGCAACGTGACGCACGCCGCGCGGATGGCGGGGCGCAACCGCACCGAGTTTTACAAACTCCTCTCCCGCCATGAACTGGATGCCAATGACTTTAAAGAGTAA
- the hmpA gene encoding NO-inducible flavohemoprotein, with translation MLDAQTIATVKSTLPLLAATGPKLTAHFYDRMFQHNPELKEIFNMSNQRNGDQREALFNAIAAYAANIDNLPALLPAVEKIAQKHTSFQIQPQQYDIVGEHLLATIDEMFQPGQEVLDAWGKAYGVLAGVFINREAEIYREHADKKGGWEGTRAFRLVERVQRSALITSFEFEPVDGQPIADYRPGQYLAVWLKPEGFPHQEIRQYSLTREPNGKSYRIAVKREAGGQVSNWLHDKAKPGDVVYLAAPAGDFFLDVSPQTPVSLISAGVGQTPMLAMLHHLTYRHHRAQVNWFHAAENGEVHAFTDEVSELGANLPHFYQHVWYRQPNAADEQAGLFNSTGLMALTEMKDRVSDGEMQFYLCGPVAFMQFAAQQLVTLGVERDRIHYECFGPHKVL, from the coding sequence ATGCTCGACGCTCAGACCATCGCCACCGTTAAATCCACCCTCCCGTTGCTCGCCGCTACCGGCCCGAAACTGACCGCTCACTTCTACGATCGGATGTTTCAGCACAACCCCGAGTTGAAAGAGATCTTCAACATGAGCAACCAGCGCAATGGCGATCAGCGTGAAGCGCTGTTCAATGCCATTGCCGCCTACGCCGCAAATATCGACAATCTCCCCGCCCTGCTGCCAGCGGTGGAAAAAATCGCCCAGAAGCACACCAGCTTCCAGATCCAACCGCAGCAATATGACATTGTCGGCGAACATCTGCTGGCGACTATTGATGAGATGTTCCAGCCGGGGCAAGAGGTGCTGGACGCGTGGGGCAAAGCTTACGGCGTGCTGGCGGGTGTATTTATCAATCGTGAAGCGGAGATTTACCGCGAGCACGCCGATAAAAAGGGCGGCTGGGAGGGGACGCGCGCGTTCCGCCTGGTAGAGAGAGTGCAGCGCAGCGCGCTGATCACCAGTTTTGAGTTTGAGCCGGTCGACGGCCAGCCGATCGCCGATTACCGGCCGGGTCAGTACCTTGCCGTGTGGCTGAAGCCGGAAGGGTTTCCCCATCAGGAGATCCGCCAGTACTCTCTCACCCGCGAGCCGAACGGCAAAAGCTACCGAATTGCGGTGAAGCGTGAAGCGGGCGGCCAGGTCTCAAACTGGCTGCACGATAAAGCGAAGCCTGGAGATGTTGTTTATCTTGCCGCACCGGCCGGTGATTTCTTCCTCGATGTCAGCCCGCAAACGCCGGTATCGCTCATCTCCGCAGGCGTGGGTCAGACGCCGATGCTGGCGATGCTGCACCATCTAACCTACAGACATCACCGCGCGCAGGTTAACTGGTTCCATGCGGCGGAAAACGGCGAGGTGCATGCCTTTACCGATGAGGTAAGCGAACTGGGCGCGAACCTGCCGCACTTTTATCAACATGTCTGGTATCGTCAGCCAAACGCGGCGGATGAGCAGGCCGGGTTGTTTAACAGCACCGGGCTGATGGCGCTTACGGAGATGAAAGATCGAGTGAGTGACGGGGAAATGCAGTTTTATCTCTGCGGGCCGGTGGCGTTTATGCAGTTTGCGGCACAACAGCTGGTGACGCTTGGCGTTGAGCGCGATCGCATTCACTATGAGTGCTTCGGCCCGCACAAGGTGCTGTAA
- the glnB gene encoding nitrogen regulatory protein P-II has translation MKKIDAIIKPFKLDDVREALAEVGITGMTVTEVKGFGRQKGHTELYRGAEYMVDFLPKVKIEIVVGDDIVDTCVDTIIRTAQTGKIGDGKIFVFDVARVVRIRTGEEDDAAI, from the coding sequence ATGAAAAAGATTGATGCGATTATTAAACCTTTCAAACTGGATGATGTGCGTGAAGCGCTGGCTGAAGTCGGCATCACCGGGATGACGGTAACGGAAGTGAAGGGTTTTGGTCGCCAGAAAGGCCACACCGAACTCTACCGTGGCGCAGAGTATATGGTGGATTTTCTGCCGAAGGTGAAGATTGAGATCGTGGTGGGCGACGACATTGTCGATACCTGCGTCGATACCATTATCCGTACCGCGCAGACCGGTAAAATCGGCGACGGCAAAATCTTCGTCTTTGACGTTGCGCGCGTAGTGCGTATTCGTACCGGCGAAGAAGACGACGCCGCCATCTGA
- the qseE gene encoding two component system sensor histidine kinase QseE/GlrK has product MKRWPAFPRSLRQLVMMAFLLILLPLLVLAWQAWQSLNALSAQALLTNRTTLIDARRSEAMTNAALEMERSYRQYCVLDDATLERVYQNQRKRYSEMLEAHAGVLPDDRLYQALRQDLNDLAQLQCANSGPSPAASAQLEAFAAANTEMVQSTRAVVFSRGQQLQLEIAERGQFFGWQALVLFLVSLALMLLFTRMIIGPVKGIERMINRLGEGRPLAQSVVFSGPRELRYVGERIIWLSERLAWLESQRHQFLRHISHELKTPLASMREGTELLADQVVGPLSPEQKEVVEILDASSRNLQKLIEQLLDYNRKLAGGSVELEAVELAPLVEMVLSAHSLPARAKMMHTEIALDATTCQAEPMLLMSVLDNLYSNAVHYGAESGTIRLHSYSTGARLRIDVANTGTPIPEAEREMIFEPFFQGSHQRKGAVKGSGLGLSIARDCIRRMQGELHLVTDSKDDVCFRIELPLVAPEKSTQ; this is encoded by the coding sequence TTGAAACGCTGGCCCGCTTTTCCCCGCTCCTTACGCCAACTGGTTATGATGGCGTTCCTGCTTATTTTACTGCCGCTGCTGGTGTTAGCCTGGCAAGCCTGGCAGAGCCTCAATGCGCTCAGTGCCCAGGCACTGCTGACCAACCGCACGACGCTGATTGACGCCCGCCGCAGTGAAGCGATGACCAACGCCGCGCTGGAGATGGAGCGCAGCTACCGCCAGTACTGCGTGCTGGATGACGCTACCCTTGAGCGGGTCTACCAGAATCAGCGCAAGCGCTACAGCGAGATGCTGGAGGCCCATGCCGGTGTTTTACCCGATGACCGACTCTACCAGGCGCTGCGCCAGGATCTGAACGATCTCGCCCAGTTGCAGTGCGCCAACAGCGGCCCCTCACCTGCCGCCTCTGCGCAGCTGGAGGCGTTTGCGGCGGCGAATACGGAGATGGTGCAGTCGACCCGCGCCGTGGTCTTCTCGCGCGGGCAGCAGCTCCAGCTGGAGATCGCCGAGCGCGGTCAGTTCTTCGGCTGGCAGGCGCTGGTGCTCTTTTTAGTCAGCCTGGCGCTGATGCTGCTCTTTACCCGCATGATTATCGGCCCGGTTAAAGGCATTGAGCGGATGATTAACCGGCTGGGGGAGGGGCGGCCACTGGCGCAAAGCGTGGTGTTTAGCGGCCCACGCGAGCTGCGCTACGTCGGCGAGCGTATTATCTGGCTGAGCGAACGGCTGGCGTGGCTTGAGTCGCAGCGCCACCAATTTTTACGCCATATCTCCCATGAGCTGAAAACGCCGCTTGCCAGCATGCGTGAAGGGACCGAACTGCTTGCTGACCAGGTGGTCGGGCCGCTTTCGCCGGAGCAGAAAGAGGTGGTTGAGATCCTCGATGCCAGCAGCCGTAACCTGCAAAAATTGATTGAGCAACTGCTTGATTACAACCGCAAGCTGGCCGGTGGCTCCGTCGAGCTGGAAGCGGTGGAGCTGGCACCGCTGGTGGAGATGGTGCTCTCCGCGCACAGCCTGCCAGCGCGAGCTAAAATGATGCATACCGAAATCGCGCTCGATGCGACGACCTGCCAGGCAGAGCCGATGCTGCTGATGAGCGTGCTGGATAATCTTTACTCCAACGCGGTGCACTATGGGGCTGAATCCGGTACCATTCGTCTCCACAGTTATAGTACCGGCGCACGGTTGCGCATTGACGTAGCGAATACCGGCACCCCAATCCCAGAGGCGGAGCGCGAGATGATTTTTGAGCCCTTCTTTCAGGGAAGCCACCAACGCAAAGGCGCGGTGAAAGGCAGCGGGCTGGGGTTGAGCATCGCCAGAGACTGTATCCGCAGAATGCAGGGTGAACTGCATCTGGTGACGGACAGCAAGGACGATGTCTGTTTCCGTATTGAGCTACCGCTTGTCGCGCCGGAAAAATCAACGCAATGA
- the purL gene encoding phosphoribosylformylglycinamidine synthase, which yields MSAFRINKLLARFQATNLPVSNIYAEYTHFADLNAALTEEEYARLQRLLKYGPSLSSHTPTGKLLLVTPRPGTISPWSSKATDIAHNCGLEKINRLERGVAYYVEAASLTDAQWQEVAAQLHDRMMESVFNAEADAARLFEHHQPAPVQSVDLLGEGRQALIDANLRLGLALAEDEIDYLHDAFTRLGRNPNDIELYMFAQANSEHCRHKIFNADWVIDGQPQPKSLFKMIKNTFEKTPDFVLSAYKDNAAVMEGSAVGRFYADRAEGRYDFHQEPTHILMKVETHNHPTAISPWPGAATGSGGEIRDEGATGRGAKPKAGLVGFSVSNLRIPGFEQPWEEDFGKPERIVTALDIMTDGPLGGAAFNNEFGRPALNGYFRTYEEKVNSHNGEELRGYHKPIMLAGGIGNIREDHVQKGEIVVGAKLIVLGGPAMNIGLGGGAASSMASGQSDADLDFASVQRDNPEMERRCQEVIDRCWQLGEANPILFIHDVGAGGLSNAMPELVSDGGRGGRFELRDILSDEPGMSPLEIWCNESQERYVLAVAADQLPLFDELCRRERAPYAVIGDATEEQHLTLNDSHFDNQPIDMPLDVLLGKTPKMTRDVATRQATGDSFNTHGITVADAVNRVLHLPTVAEKTFLVTIGDRTVTGMVARDQMVGPWQIPVANCAVTTASLDSYYGEAMALGERAPVALLDFAASARLAVGEALTNIAATHIGDIKRIKLSANWMAAAGHPGEDAGLYAAVKAVGEELCPALGLTIPVGKDSMSMKTRWQEGSEQREMTSPLSLVITAFARVEDVRHTVTPQLSTDDNALLLIDLGKGSNALGATALAQVYRQLGDKPADVRNVEQLKGFYDAIQALVAERKLLAYHDRSDGGLLVTLAEMAFTGHCGVNVDIAALGNDRLASLFNEELGAVIQVRAADREAVESVLAAYGLSDVVHYLGRAVEGDRFVIEADGQPVFSESRTTLRMWWAETTWQMQRLRDNPECADQEHEAKANDNDPGLNVKLTFDINDDIAAPFIATGARPKVAVLREQGVNSHVEMAAAFHRAGFDAVDVHMSDLLAGRSGLDNVHALVACGGFSYGDVLGAGEGWAKSILFNERVRDEFETFFHRPQTLALGVCNGCQMMSNLRELIPGSELWPRFVRNHSDRFEARFSLVEVTQSPSLLLNGMVGSHMPIAVSHGEGRVEVRDAAHLAQLESKGLVALRYVDNSGSVTEHYPANPNGSPNGITAVTSESGRVTIMMPHPERVFRTVANSWHPENWGEDSPWMRIFRNARKQLG from the coding sequence CTGTCCGCATTCCGTATTAACAAACTGCTGGCGCGGTTTCAGGCCACCAACCTGCCGGTGAGCAATATTTATGCCGAATATACTCACTTTGCCGACCTCAACGCGGCGCTCACCGAAGAAGAGTACGCCCGGCTCCAGCGCCTGCTGAAATATGGCCCAAGCCTTAGCAGCCACACCCCAACCGGAAAATTACTGCTCGTCACTCCTCGTCCCGGCACCATCTCTCCCTGGTCATCCAAAGCTACCGACATCGCCCACAACTGCGGTCTGGAAAAGATCAACCGCCTTGAGCGCGGCGTGGCGTACTACGTTGAAGCCGCCAGCCTGACCGACGCCCAGTGGCAAGAGGTGGCTGCGCAGCTGCATGACCGCATGATGGAGAGCGTATTTAACGCTGAAGCGGACGCCGCGCGCCTGTTTGAACACCACCAGCCCGCGCCGGTACAGAGCGTGGATCTGCTGGGCGAAGGCCGTCAGGCGCTGATCGATGCCAACCTGCGTCTCGGGCTGGCGCTGGCGGAAGATGAGATCGATTACCTGCACGATGCCTTTACGCGCCTGGGGCGCAACCCGAACGATATCGAACTCTATATGTTCGCCCAGGCGAACTCGGAGCACTGCCGTCACAAAATCTTCAACGCCGACTGGGTGATTGACGGGCAGCCGCAGCCGAAGTCGCTGTTCAAAATGATTAAAAACACCTTCGAGAAGACGCCGGACTTTGTGCTCTCTGCCTACAAAGATAACGCGGCAGTGATGGAAGGTTCCGCGGTTGGTCGTTTCTACGCCGATCGCGCTGAAGGTCGCTACGATTTCCACCAGGAGCCGACCCATATTTTGATGAAGGTGGAGACGCACAACCACCCGACCGCCATTTCACCGTGGCCGGGCGCGGCAACCGGCTCCGGCGGCGAGATCCGCGATGAGGGCGCGACCGGGCGCGGCGCGAAGCCGAAAGCGGGCCTGGTCGGCTTCTCCGTCTCCAACCTGCGTATTCCCGGCTTTGAGCAGCCGTGGGAAGAGGATTTCGGCAAGCCGGAGCGCATCGTTACCGCGCTCGATATCATGACCGACGGCCCGCTGGGCGGCGCGGCATTCAACAACGAATTTGGCCGTCCGGCGCTGAATGGCTACTTCCGTACCTATGAAGAGAAGGTCAACAGCCACAACGGCGAAGAGCTGCGCGGCTACCACAAGCCGATCATGCTGGCAGGCGGGATCGGCAACATCCGTGAAGATCATGTGCAGAAAGGCGAGATCGTGGTTGGTGCCAAGCTGATCGTGCTCGGCGGCCCGGCAATGAATATCGGTCTGGGCGGCGGCGCGGCCTCGTCAATGGCATCCGGTCAGTCCGATGCCGATCTCGACTTCGCCTCGGTGCAGCGCGATAACCCGGAGATGGAGCGTCGTTGCCAGGAGGTGATTGACCGCTGCTGGCAGCTGGGCGAAGCCAACCCGATCCTCTTTATTCACGATGTCGGCGCGGGCGGTCTCTCAAACGCCATGCCGGAGCTGGTGAGCGATGGCGGTCGCGGCGGCCGTTTCGAGCTGCGCGATATTCTGAGCGACGAACCGGGCATGAGCCCGCTGGAGATCTGGTGTAACGAATCCCAGGAGCGTTACGTGCTGGCGGTGGCGGCGGATCAACTGCCGCTGTTCGACGAACTCTGCCGCCGCGAGCGCGCGCCTTATGCGGTGATTGGCGACGCGACCGAAGAGCAGCACTTAACGCTGAACGACAGCCACTTCGACAACCAGCCAATCGATATGCCGCTGGATGTGCTGCTTGGCAAGACGCCGAAGATGACGCGCGATGTGGCGACGCGCCAGGCGACCGGCGACAGCTTCAACACTCACGGTATTACCGTGGCTGACGCGGTAAACCGCGTGCTGCACCTGCCGACCGTGGCGGAGAAAACCTTCCTTGTCACCATCGGCGACCGTACGGTTACCGGCATGGTGGCGCGTGACCAGATGGTTGGTCCGTGGCAGATCCCGGTTGCCAACTGCGCGGTCACCACCGCCAGCCTGGATAGCTACTACGGCGAAGCGATGGCGCTCGGCGAACGCGCGCCGGTCGCGCTGCTCGACTTTGCCGCCTCGGCGCGGCTGGCAGTCGGCGAAGCGCTGACTAACATCGCGGCGACGCATATCGGCGATATCAAACGCATCAAACTCTCCGCCAACTGGATGGCCGCAGCTGGTCACCCGGGTGAAGACGCTGGTCTCTATGCGGCGGTGAAAGCGGTGGGCGAAGAGCTCTGTCCGGCGCTCGGTCTGACTATTCCGGTGGGTAAAGACTCGATGTCGATGAAGACCCGCTGGCAGGAGGGGAGCGAGCAGCGCGAAATGACGTCGCCGCTGTCGCTGGTGATCACCGCCTTTGCCCGCGTTGAAGATGTGCGCCACACCGTGACGCCGCAGCTTTCAACCGACGACAACGCCCTGCTGTTAATCGATCTCGGCAAGGGCAGCAACGCGCTCGGCGCAACGGCGCTGGCGCAGGTTTACCGCCAGCTGGGCGACAAACCTGCGGATGTGCGTAACGTCGAGCAGCTGAAAGGCTTCTACGACGCGATTCAGGCGCTGGTGGCAGAGAGAAAACTGCTGGCCTACCACGACCGCTCCGACGGCGGCCTGCTGGTGACGCTGGCAGAGATGGCCTTTACCGGCCACTGCGGCGTGAATGTCGATATCGCCGCGCTGGGCAACGATCGTCTGGCGTCGCTGTTTAATGAAGAGCTGGGCGCGGTGATTCAGGTGCGCGCAGCCGACCGCGAGGCGGTTGAGAGCGTGCTGGCGGCCTACGGTTTAAGCGATGTTGTGCACTATCTTGGCCGTGCGGTCGAAGGCGATCGCTTTGTGATTGAAGCGGACGGTCAGCCGGTGTTCAGTGAAAGCCGCACCACGCTGCGTATGTGGTGGGCGGAAACCACCTGGCAGATGCAGCGCCTGCGCGATAACCCGGAGTGCGCGGATCAGGAGCACGAGGCGAAAGCCAACGACAACGATCCGGGCCTCAACGTCAAACTGACGTTTGATATCAATGACGATATCGCGGCACCGTTTATTGCCACCGGCGCGCGGCCGAAAGTGGCCGTGCTGCGTGAGCAGGGCGTCAACTCCCACGTTGAGATGGCGGCGGCGTTCCACCGCGCCGGGTTTGACGCAGTTGATGTCCACATGAGCGATCTGCTGGCCGGGCGCAGCGGGCTGGATAATGTCCACGCGCTGGTCGCCTGCGGCGGCTTCTCTTATGGCGACGTGCTGGGCGCGGGCGAAGGCTGGGCGAAATCGATCCTCTTTAATGAGCGCGTACGCGACGAGTTTGAAACCTTTTTCCACCGTCCGCAAACCCTGGCGCTGGGTGTCTGTAACGGCTGCCAGATGATGTCGAACCTGCGTGAGCTGATTCCGGGCAGCGAACTGTGGCCGCGTTTTGTGCGTAACCACTCCGATCGCTTCGAGGCGCGTTTCAGCCTGGTGGAAGTAACGCAAAGCCCGTCACTGCTGCTCAATGGCATGGTCGGGTCGCATATGCCTATCGCCGTATCGCACGGTGAAGGGCGTGTCGAAGTGCGTGACGCCGCCCATCTGGCACAGCTCGAAAGCAAAGGGCTGGTGGCGCTGCGCTATGTCGATAACAGCGGCAGCGTGACCGAGCACTACCCGGCGAACCCGAACGGCTCGCCGAACGGTATCACCGCGGTGACCAGCGAAAGCGGGCGCGTCACCATTATGATGCCGCACCCGGAGCGTGTTTTCCGTACCGTTGCCAACTCCTGGCACCCGGAAAACTGGGGCGAAGACAGCCCGTGGATGCGTATCTTCCGCAACGCGCGCAAGCAGCTCGGCTAA
- the qseG gene encoding two-component system QseEF-associated lipoprotein QseG gives MNINLVSMSHLFSRVVNAMTQQSGWLRALPCLLLAGCVTQTPPSAIHDNKKPQLPDRQLADFLLTDCNDIWTLSGQSVDSNPLFWLRGMDCAQRLSPAAARAEARAWSDNTWQATLRRGILLSNAKITPLERRDYTDRLDALSPSIPAQVRPLFELWRDGEKAQLQLAEERSRYTKLQQSADSELDKLRAQQQSLHEQLDTTTRKLENLTDIERRLSIRKPAPADMPDSAHPAKSDTDQQEAKP, from the coding sequence ATGAATATAAATCTGGTGAGTATGTCGCATCTCTTTTCCCGCGTGGTCAACGCGATGACACAGCAATCGGGCTGGCTGCGCGCGCTTCCTTGCCTGCTGCTGGCAGGCTGCGTGACGCAAACGCCGCCAAGCGCCATTCATGACAATAAAAAACCGCAGCTTCCCGATCGCCAACTGGCCGACTTTTTATTAACGGATTGCAACGATATCTGGACACTGTCGGGGCAGAGTGTCGACAGCAACCCGCTGTTCTGGCTGCGCGGCATGGATTGCGCCCAGCGCTTGTCGCCCGCAGCGGCGCGTGCGGAAGCGCGTGCATGGTCCGATAACACCTGGCAGGCGACATTGCGCCGCGGTATTTTGCTCTCGAATGCCAAAATTACCCCCCTTGAGCGCCGTGACTATACCGATCGTCTCGATGCCTTAAGCCCGTCGATCCCGGCGCAGGTGCGCCCGCTGTTTGAGCTCTGGCGCGATGGCGAAAAAGCACAGTTGCAACTAGCCGAAGAGCGCAGCCGCTACACAAAATTGCAGCAGTCCGCCGACAGCGAGCTCGACAAACTGCGTGCCCAGCAGCAATCCCTGCATGAACAGCTTGATACCACCACCCGCAAGCTGGAAAACCTTACCGACATTGAACGGCGTCTCTCCATTCGCAAACCGGCGCCTGCCGATATGCCGGACAGCGCGCATCCGGCGAAAAGCGATACCGATCAGCAGGAGGCGAAACCATGA